A section of the Streptomyces sp. SCL15-4 genome encodes:
- a CDS encoding AMP-binding protein encodes MTETETFRRARDFLLEHREDYATAYEGFRWPRPGHFNWALDWFDVIAQDNDRTALHIVEEDGTETRLSFAELSARSNRVARWLRERGVAAEDRILVMLGNQAELWETALAAMKLRAVVIPATPLLGPADLRDRVERGRVRHVIARAQDTAKFDGVPGAYTRISVGGLPEEGWEPYEDARAVPADFVPDGPTLADDPLMLYFTSGTTARPKLVEHTHTSYPIGHLATMYWIGLRPGDVHLNISSPGWAKHAWSSLFAPWNAEATVLVVNYTRFDATRLMAEMDRAGVTTFCAPPTVWRMLIQADLTRLKNPPREAVAAGEPLNPEVIERVRRAWGVTIRDGFGQTETAVQVANTPGQPLKTGSMGRPSPGFRVELLDPVSGAPGAAEGEIALDLAERPAGLMTGYHGDPDRTAEAMAGGYYRTGDIATRDAEGYLTYIGRGDDVFKSSDYKVSPFELESALLEHEAVAEAAVVPAPDELRLAVPKAYVVLAEGWEPGPGTAKVLFEHSREVLAPYKRIRRLEFGALPKTVSGKIRRIELREATAAGSSGEYREEDFR; translated from the coding sequence ATGACGGAGACCGAGACGTTCCGCAGGGCCCGGGACTTCCTGCTGGAACACCGGGAGGACTACGCCACCGCCTACGAGGGTTTCCGCTGGCCCCGGCCCGGACACTTCAACTGGGCGCTGGACTGGTTCGACGTCATCGCCCAGGACAACGACCGCACGGCGCTGCACATCGTCGAGGAGGACGGCACCGAGACCCGCCTCTCCTTCGCCGAGCTGTCCGCGCGCTCGAACCGGGTGGCCCGGTGGCTGCGGGAGCGCGGGGTCGCCGCCGAGGACCGGATCCTCGTCATGCTCGGCAACCAGGCGGAGCTGTGGGAGACCGCGCTGGCCGCGATGAAGCTGCGCGCGGTCGTCATCCCGGCCACCCCGCTGCTCGGCCCGGCCGATCTGCGCGACCGGGTGGAGCGGGGCCGGGTGCGGCACGTGATCGCCCGCGCGCAGGACACCGCCAAGTTCGACGGCGTGCCCGGCGCCTACACCCGGATCAGCGTCGGCGGCCTGCCGGAGGAGGGCTGGGAGCCGTACGAGGACGCCCGCGCGGTCCCCGCCGACTTCGTCCCGGACGGCCCGACCCTGGCCGACGACCCGCTGATGCTCTACTTCACCTCGGGCACCACCGCCCGCCCCAAGCTGGTCGAGCACACCCACACCTCGTACCCGATCGGCCACCTGGCCACCATGTACTGGATCGGGCTCCGGCCCGGCGACGTGCACCTGAACATCTCCTCGCCCGGCTGGGCCAAGCACGCCTGGTCCAGCCTGTTCGCCCCGTGGAACGCCGAGGCGACCGTCCTCGTCGTCAACTACACCCGCTTCGACGCCACCCGGCTGATGGCCGAGATGGACCGCGCCGGCGTCACCACCTTCTGCGCCCCGCCGACCGTGTGGCGGATGCTCATCCAGGCCGACCTGACCCGGCTGAAGAACCCGCCCCGCGAGGCCGTCGCCGCCGGTGAACCGCTCAACCCCGAGGTCATCGAACGAGTCCGGCGGGCCTGGGGAGTGACCATCCGGGACGGCTTCGGCCAGACCGAGACCGCCGTGCAGGTCGCCAACACCCCCGGCCAGCCGCTGAAGACCGGTTCCATGGGCCGCCCGAGCCCCGGCTTCCGGGTGGAACTCCTCGATCCGGTCTCCGGCGCGCCCGGTGCCGCCGAGGGCGAGATCGCCCTGGACCTGGCCGAGCGCCCGGCCGGCCTGATGACCGGCTACCACGGCGACCCGGACCGCACGGCCGAGGCCATGGCGGGCGGCTACTACCGCACGGGGGACATCGCGACCCGGGACGCGGAGGGATACCTCACCTACATCGGGCGCGGCGACGACGTGTTCAAGTCCTCCGACTACAAGGTGAGTCCGTTCGAGCTGGAGAGCGCGCTGCTGGAGCACGAGGCGGTGGCCGAGGCGGCCGTGGTGCCCGCCCCGGACGAGCTGCGGCTCGCCGTACCCAAGGCGTACGTCGTGCTGGCCGAGGGCTGGGAGCCCGGTCCGGGCACCGCGAAGGTCCTCTTCGAGCACTCCCGCGAGGTCCTCGCGCCCTACAAGCGCATCCGCAGGCTGGAGTTCGGCGCCCTGCCCAAGACCGTCTCCGGCAAGATCCGCCGGATCGAGCTGCGCGAGGCCACGGCCGCGGGCTCGTCCGGCGAGTACCGCGAGGAGGACTTCCGTTGA
- a CDS encoding helix-turn-helix transcriptional regulator → MAAEAVAAAEIHGALARLRHATGLPVAFGGLVEPGRPHIRISELSGTATPALRSLAVTRGAGLGGRAVALARPCAVPDYSRSRQISHEYDAPVAAEGIRAVLAVPVVVRRRVRAVLYGALRSARPLGDRTLDAAVTAARDVEQALVAGDEARELLAAARTGPAPAGPGAAREQVREAHAALRALAPRIPDPALRAELLAACALLTTPPRAGGVTLAPRELDVLSWVAAGATNATVAERLGIGPETVKSYLRSAMRKLGAHTRGEAVSAARGAGLLP, encoded by the coding sequence GTGGCAGCAGAGGCCGTGGCGGCGGCGGAGATACACGGCGCGCTGGCCCGGCTGCGACACGCCACGGGGCTGCCCGTCGCCTTCGGCGGCCTGGTGGAGCCCGGCCGGCCGCACATCCGCATCAGCGAGCTGAGCGGCACGGCCACGCCGGCGCTGCGCTCGCTCGCGGTGACCCGCGGCGCCGGGCTGGGCGGCCGGGCGGTGGCGCTGGCCCGGCCGTGCGCGGTGCCGGACTACTCGCGGTCCCGGCAGATCAGCCACGAGTACGACGCCCCGGTGGCCGCCGAGGGCATCCGCGCGGTGCTCGCGGTGCCGGTGGTGGTGCGGCGCCGGGTGCGCGCGGTGCTCTACGGCGCGCTGCGCTCGGCCCGGCCGCTGGGCGACCGGACGCTGGACGCGGCGGTGACGGCGGCCCGGGACGTGGAACAGGCGCTGGTGGCGGGGGACGAGGCGCGCGAGCTGCTGGCCGCGGCCCGGACCGGGCCCGCTCCGGCCGGCCCGGGCGCCGCCCGGGAACAGGTGCGCGAGGCGCACGCGGCGCTGCGGGCGCTGGCGCCCCGGATTCCCGACCCGGCGCTGCGGGCCGAACTGCTCGCCGCGTGCGCGCTGCTGACCACACCGCCGCGAGCCGGGGGCGTGACCCTGGCGCCACGGGAGCTGGACGTGCTGTCCTGGGTGGCGGCGGGAGCCACCAACGCGACCGTGGCCGAGCGGCTGGGCATCGGCCCGGAGACGGTCAAGAGCTATCTGCGTTCGGCGATGCGGAAGCTGGGCGCGCACACACGAGGAGAGGCGGTGAGCGCGGCCCGCGGGGCGGGACTGCTGCCCTAG
- a CDS encoding ATP-binding protein, giving the protein MTVRRDFQESARCRPDLVIGREELFADARGQLSSGGSVLLHGPAGIGKSTALRALAEEYGATARTVLRCSATESESHLPFLALADLLGLVLDEVSPRLPAAQRTALESALTGRGESSLQRDGLALRLAVLSALRALAADGPVLVVADDLQWLDPASAELLGFAARRLEGTPVQLLCAVRTEGQESQEYDRQLRACPPGTLSVRLGPLTRAQVAQLLDHRGHGGLPRSTVREIHRTSGGNPLFALELGRALADSPTPPRPGEPLPVPTSLRALVLSRLDMLSVQARRTLLVASAGARPTPALLHAAGRENAEAECAQAAELGLLATEPDAPAVRFAHPLISAALYAEAPAHERRAAHAALSTAASDPIERARHLALATTGTDPEVAARLAGAAALARDRGAPSVAAQLGLLAARHTPADGSPGPEERRLAAAEDAITAGEVDLARDIAREVLTRASVPADRVRAWIIVIDTAGHTMAEVDAVFPQALADAGDDPRLLALVHYQLAWRALIVEGDFTEARQAAAHAAELAARGQDRRTELLALAFQAQTETLMGHPEAPRTIKRALREPQDPRVAWHHNGAGSARFRWLVMGDQLAEARATVTALLREVRRHGSVESEVHFLRGLAETELRAGHCGRALELARDSLRLARDSGIGETASAMLTSLAEASGGDVDRALALAREAVLHAEEDGDQMYLSRALGALGYAQLVAGDPAGTVRSLRRVRSLELGLGITDPARGRWHGDLAEALVRTGEAAEAQDVIDASREHALRLGRESVLAVLDRSEALVRAARGDREAAVAQLTSAQDRLGKLGYGLEEARAAFALARLRGRGPGAAAFDEAGRMFRRCRALPWLRQVEDTLAAPEPDRLPERPEAPAALEVLAAMERQVAALVMEGATNREIAARLFISVKTVEATLTRVYRKLGIRSRVDIVRLAAARRAR; this is encoded by the coding sequence GTGACCGTGCGACGGGACTTCCAGGAGTCTGCCAGGTGCCGTCCCGACCTGGTCATCGGCCGCGAAGAGCTGTTCGCCGACGCCCGTGGGCAACTCTCCTCGGGGGGCAGTGTGCTGCTCCACGGCCCCGCCGGAATAGGGAAATCCACCGCCCTGCGGGCATTGGCCGAGGAATACGGCGCCACCGCGCGCACGGTCTTGCGGTGCTCGGCGACGGAGTCCGAATCCCACCTTCCGTTCCTCGCCCTCGCCGATCTGCTCGGTCTGGTCCTCGACGAGGTCTCCCCCCGGCTGCCCGCCGCCCAGCGCACCGCCCTGGAGTCGGCGCTCACCGGCCGCGGCGAGTCCAGCCTCCAGCGCGACGGCCTCGCGCTGCGCCTGGCGGTGCTCTCCGCGCTGCGCGCGCTCGCCGCCGACGGCCCGGTCCTGGTCGTCGCCGACGATCTGCAGTGGCTGGACCCGGCCAGCGCCGAACTCCTCGGCTTCGCCGCCCGGCGCCTGGAAGGCACCCCGGTGCAACTGCTGTGCGCGGTACGCACGGAGGGCCAGGAGAGCCAGGAGTACGACCGTCAGCTGCGCGCCTGCCCGCCGGGCACCCTCTCCGTCCGGCTCGGCCCGCTCACCCGCGCCCAGGTCGCCCAGCTCCTCGACCACCGCGGTCACGGCGGGCTGCCCCGCTCCACGGTCCGCGAGATCCACCGCACCAGCGGCGGCAACCCGCTGTTCGCCCTGGAACTGGGCCGCGCCCTCGCCGACAGCCCCACCCCGCCCCGCCCCGGCGAGCCGCTGCCGGTGCCGACCTCGCTGCGCGCCCTGGTCCTCAGCCGCCTGGACATGCTGTCGGTGCAGGCCCGCCGCACCCTGCTGGTGGCCAGCGCCGGCGCCCGGCCCACCCCGGCGCTGCTGCACGCGGCTGGCCGGGAGAACGCCGAGGCCGAGTGCGCCCAGGCCGCCGAACTCGGGCTGCTGGCCACCGAGCCCGACGCCCCCGCCGTACGCTTCGCGCACCCGCTGATCTCCGCCGCGCTGTACGCCGAGGCACCCGCGCACGAGCGGCGGGCGGCGCACGCGGCGCTGTCCACCGCCGCCTCCGACCCGATAGAGCGGGCCCGGCACCTGGCCCTGGCCACCACCGGCACCGACCCGGAGGTCGCCGCCCGGCTCGCCGGGGCCGCGGCCCTCGCCCGGGACCGCGGCGCGCCCTCGGTCGCCGCCCAGCTCGGGCTGCTCGCCGCCCGGCACACTCCCGCCGACGGCAGTCCCGGCCCGGAGGAACGCCGGCTCGCCGCCGCCGAGGACGCGATCACCGCCGGCGAGGTCGACCTGGCCCGGGACATCGCCCGGGAGGTGCTCACCCGGGCGAGCGTGCCCGCCGACCGGGTCCGGGCCTGGATCATCGTCATCGACACCGCCGGCCACACCATGGCCGAGGTCGACGCCGTCTTCCCGCAGGCCCTCGCCGACGCCGGCGACGACCCCCGGCTGCTGGCCCTGGTCCACTACCAGCTGGCCTGGCGGGCGCTGATCGTGGAGGGCGACTTCACCGAGGCCCGGCAGGCCGCCGCGCACGCCGCCGAGCTGGCCGCGCGCGGCCAGGACCGGCGCACCGAGCTGCTCGCCCTCGCCTTCCAGGCACAGACCGAGACCCTGATGGGCCATCCGGAGGCACCCCGCACCATCAAGCGGGCCCTGCGCGAGCCCCAGGACCCCCGGGTGGCGTGGCATCACAACGGCGCGGGCAGCGCCCGGTTCCGCTGGCTGGTGATGGGCGACCAGCTGGCCGAGGCCCGGGCCACCGTGACCGCGCTGCTGCGCGAGGTCCGCCGGCACGGCTCGGTGGAGAGCGAGGTGCACTTCCTGCGCGGCCTCGCCGAGACCGAGCTGCGCGCCGGGCACTGCGGGCGCGCCCTGGAGCTGGCCCGCGACAGCCTGCGGCTGGCCCGGGACTCGGGCATCGGCGAGACCGCCTCGGCGATGCTCACCTCCCTCGCGGAGGCCTCCGGCGGCGATGTGGACCGGGCGCTGGCACTCGCCCGGGAGGCGGTGCTGCACGCCGAGGAGGACGGCGACCAGATGTACCTCTCCCGGGCGCTGGGCGCCCTCGGGTACGCGCAGCTGGTGGCCGGGGACCCGGCGGGCACCGTCCGTTCGCTGCGCCGGGTGCGCAGCCTGGAACTGGGCCTCGGCATCACCGACCCGGCCCGCGGCCGCTGGCACGGGGACCTGGCCGAGGCGCTGGTCCGCACCGGTGAGGCGGCCGAGGCGCAGGACGTCATCGACGCGAGCCGGGAGCACGCGCTCCGGCTCGGCCGGGAGAGCGTGCTCGCCGTGCTGGACCGGTCCGAGGCGCTGGTGCGCGCCGCCCGGGGCGACCGGGAGGCCGCCGTCGCGCAGCTGACGTCCGCTCAGGACCGGCTGGGCAAGCTCGGCTACGGCCTGGAGGAGGCGCGGGCCGCGTTCGCGCTGGCCCGGCTGCGCGGCCGGGGACCCGGCGCGGCGGCCTTCGACGAGGCCGGCCGGATGTTCCGGCGCTGCCGGGCGCTGCCCTGGCTGCGCCAGGTGGAGGACACGCTCGCCGCTCCCGAGCCGGACCGGCTGCCGGAGCGGCCGGAGGCACCGGCCGCGCTGGAGGTGCTGGCCGCGATGGAGCGTCAGGTCGCCGCGCTGGTGATGGAGGGGGCCACCAACCGGGAGATCGCGGCCCGGCTGTTCATCAGCGTGAAGACGGTGGAGGCGACCCTGACCCGGGTCTACCGGAAACTGGGGATCCGGTCGCGGGTCGACATCGTCCGATTGGCGGCGGCTCGACGGGCGCGCTGA
- a CDS encoding serine protease has protein sequence MFGPRRVRKTAATLVATAAAAATALLASPTASAAPQPVVGGTTTTTTAYPFMVQITDASQNQFCGGTLVAPTKVVTAAHCMVGETTSSVRVVGGRTYLNGTNGTVSRVGRIWINPGYTDATNGDDVAVLTLSTSMPYTTAKYVTSSQTSVYAAGTTARILGWGTTSENGSSSNQLRTATVPVVSDSGCRSSYGSDFVQSDMVCAGYTSGGVDTCQGDSGGPLLIGGVLAGITSWGEGCAEAGYPGVYTRLTTFSDLVTAQVNS, from the coding sequence ATGTTCGGGCCCAGACGTGTGAGAAAGACCGCCGCGACCCTGGTGGCCACCGCCGCCGCCGCGGCGACCGCGCTGCTCGCCTCCCCCACGGCGAGCGCCGCGCCCCAGCCCGTCGTCGGCGGTACGACCACCACGACGACCGCGTACCCGTTCATGGTGCAGATCACGGACGCGTCCCAGAACCAGTTCTGCGGCGGCACCCTGGTGGCGCCCACGAAGGTCGTCACGGCCGCGCACTGCATGGTCGGCGAGACCACGAGCAGCGTCCGCGTGGTCGGGGGCCGGACCTATCTCAACGGCACCAACGGCACGGTGAGCCGGGTCGGCAGGATCTGGATCAACCCGGGCTACACGGACGCCACCAACGGCGACGACGTGGCCGTGCTGACCTTGTCGACCTCGATGCCGTACACCACGGCCAAGTACGTCACCTCCTCCCAGACGAGCGTCTACGCGGCCGGCACCACGGCCCGGATCCTCGGCTGGGGGACCACTTCGGAGAACGGCAGCTCCTCCAACCAGCTGCGGACCGCGACCGTGCCCGTCGTGTCCGATTCCGGCTGCCGTTCCTCCTACGGCTCGGACTTCGTCCAGTCCGACATGGTCTGCGCCGGATACACGTCCGGCGGCGTGGACACCTGCCAGGGCGACAGCGGCGGTCCCCTGCTCATCGGGGGCGTCCTGGCAGGGATCACTTCCTGGGGCGAGGGGTGCGCGGAGGCCGGTTACCCGGGTGTCTACACCCGGCTGACCACCTTCTCGGACCTGGTGACCGCGCAGGTCAACTCGTAA
- a CDS encoding extracellular solute-binding protein — translation MNAHPGDPATAAPEARTRPSRRLARTVTGVAGALALLAAAVVVGVRAAGHEPTVTLLANWTGGDEDHFREAVIEPFEREHRVHVDYQGSNAESQVLGADVEAGTPPDVVVLTGPGELAEYARQKQLVPLENLVRPADFGAPWSTPLADGHVYWFPLKADVKSIVWYPGGLGERERRAAAHRPAAWCVGMGSGATSGWPGTDWIEDILLQRHGPGVYERWARGGLRWQSPQVEEAWRTWRDLVGAGGEPDLVRRALNTPYRSASEPVADDPRGCTLEHQASFVRNQPAWRHADGRYASSAELLLDAPAPGAWEVSGDLVALLHDTPQARELIRHLASTDAQRAWTEKDSGFSVHAGLRPASEGGSAWHRSLAAALRDEETAHCFDASDVMPPAVRDAFAEAAIEFLAHPGRLDRLLRSLDALGDTSGPTWQPTVCDRPS, via the coding sequence GTGAACGCGCACCCCGGCGACCCGGCGACGGCCGCCCCCGAGGCCCGTACCCGCCCCTCCCGCCGCCTGGCGCGCACCGTCACCGGGGTGGCCGGCGCCCTGGCCCTCCTGGCGGCGGCCGTCGTGGTCGGCGTACGCGCGGCCGGGCACGAACCGACCGTGACCCTGCTGGCCAACTGGACCGGCGGCGACGAGGACCACTTCCGCGAGGCGGTCATCGAACCGTTCGAGCGCGAGCACCGTGTCCACGTCGACTACCAGGGCAGCAACGCCGAGAGCCAGGTGCTCGGCGCCGACGTCGAGGCCGGCACCCCGCCCGACGTGGTGGTGCTCACCGGACCCGGCGAACTCGCCGAGTACGCCCGGCAGAAGCAGCTCGTCCCGCTCGAGAACCTGGTGCGCCCCGCCGACTTCGGCGCGCCCTGGAGCACCCCGCTGGCGGACGGGCACGTGTACTGGTTCCCGCTGAAGGCCGACGTGAAGAGCATCGTCTGGTACCCGGGCGGTCTCGGCGAGCGGGAACGCCGTGCGGCCGCGCACCGGCCGGCCGCGTGGTGCGTCGGCATGGGCTCCGGTGCCACCAGCGGCTGGCCCGGCACCGACTGGATCGAGGACATCCTGCTCCAGCGCCACGGCCCCGGCGTGTACGAACGGTGGGCGCGCGGCGGCCTGCGCTGGCAGTCCCCGCAGGTGGAGGAGGCGTGGAGGACCTGGCGCGATCTGGTCGGCGCCGGCGGTGAGCCGGACCTGGTGCGGCGGGCGCTGAACACGCCGTACCGGTCGGCCTCCGAGCCGGTCGCCGACGACCCGCGCGGCTGCACGCTGGAGCACCAGGCGTCGTTCGTCCGCAACCAGCCCGCCTGGCGGCACGCCGACGGCCGGTACGCCTCCTCCGCGGAGCTGCTCCTCGACGCGCCCGCCCCCGGCGCCTGGGAGGTCTCCGGCGACCTCGTCGCCCTGCTGCACGACACCCCGCAGGCGCGCGAGCTGATCCGCCATCTGGCCTCCACCGACGCCCAACGCGCCTGGACGGAGAAGGACTCCGGCTTCTCCGTGCACGCCGGGCTGCGGCCCGCCTCCGAAGGCGGCTCCGCCTGGCACCGCTCCCTCGCGGCGGCCCTGCGCGACGAGGAGACGGCGCACTGCTTCGACGCCTCCGACGTCATGCCGCCCGCGGTGCGGGACGCGTTCGCCGAGGCGGCCATCGAGTTCCTCGCCCACCCGGGCCGCCTGGACCGCCTGCTGCGCTCCCTGGACGCGCTCGGCGACACCTCGGGCCCGACCTGGCAGCCGACGGTGTGCGACCGCCCGTCGTGA
- a CDS encoding vWA domain-containing protein, whose protein sequence is MTVAEETEVTLEVGQRTELPAVPDPAGHHPEREMHAILEIGVRGPAGAPRATPAPGTGPALAEVLIIDTSRSMLHPPAKLHAAKDATVAAVRMLPFGTAFAVLSGRFDATVVHPGPGRQVLAVARPGEREAAERAVRILDADGGTSIGAWLDLARRLLKDQPAPVKHVLLLTDGRNEHDHRSRRPLETVLDACADQFVCDAWGIGDDWDAELLLNITRRLHGRARAVRREAELTAAYEELIAGLLGTAVPELRIRLTPTTPGTVIRQVKQVVPNEQELRPVPAGPGGRAAEYVTRAWGDEVRHFQVVLTADPTGRESGEELQLAAAEIVVPGVRRPLRLPPPRPILVRWTDDPLDASRQHPGIRRHELYQRASAAVAQAYRAWLRGADGRDTADRELARALALAAELGDAALLGALRLIESAPGTGRIRPGLKDVDWQHLILSSALTTPPEQPTPPPAGAGGTGAGGAGAGSAAGVRRPAGGGGHGSRDGGGAAMAGVKADGAGPDGADPGGPGPDRVPPGHPTPGGARPVGAGTPGSPGPEAVEADAAPAPHAAGPALPVRPDGLIECPECHWLGPAGSVYCGGDCGRLLRGATA, encoded by the coding sequence ATGACCGTGGCCGAGGAGACCGAGGTGACGCTGGAGGTCGGCCAGCGGACGGAACTGCCCGCCGTGCCCGACCCGGCCGGGCACCACCCCGAACGCGAGATGCACGCCATCCTGGAGATCGGGGTCCGCGGCCCGGCCGGCGCGCCGCGCGCCACGCCCGCGCCCGGCACCGGCCCCGCCCTCGCCGAGGTGCTGATCATCGACACCTCCCGCTCGATGCTCCACCCGCCGGCGAAGCTCCACGCGGCCAAGGACGCCACCGTCGCCGCCGTCCGGATGCTGCCCTTCGGCACCGCCTTCGCCGTCCTGTCCGGCCGTTTCGACGCCACCGTCGTCCACCCCGGCCCCGGCCGCCAGGTGCTCGCCGTCGCCCGGCCCGGCGAACGCGAGGCCGCCGAACGCGCGGTGCGCATCCTGGACGCGGACGGCGGCACCTCCATCGGCGCCTGGCTCGACCTCGCCCGGCGGCTGCTCAAGGACCAGCCCGCGCCCGTCAAACACGTCCTGCTGCTCACCGACGGCCGCAACGAGCACGACCACCGCTCCCGCCGGCCGCTGGAGACCGTGCTCGACGCCTGCGCGGACCAGTTCGTCTGCGACGCCTGGGGCATCGGCGACGACTGGGACGCCGAACTGCTGCTGAACATCACCCGGCGGCTGCACGGCCGGGCCCGGGCCGTCCGCCGGGAGGCCGAACTCACCGCCGCGTACGAGGAACTGATCGCCGGGCTGCTCGGCACGGCGGTGCCCGAACTGCGCATCCGCCTCACCCCCACCACCCCCGGCACGGTGATCCGCCAGGTCAAGCAGGTGGTGCCGAACGAACAGGAGCTGCGACCCGTCCCGGCCGGCCCCGGCGGGCGCGCCGCGGAGTACGTCACCCGGGCCTGGGGCGACGAGGTACGGCACTTCCAGGTCGTCCTCACCGCCGACCCCACCGGCCGGGAGAGCGGCGAGGAACTCCAGCTGGCCGCCGCGGAGATCGTCGTACCCGGCGTCCGGCGCCCGCTGCGGCTGCCGCCGCCCCGGCCCATCCTGGTGCGCTGGACCGACGACCCGCTCGACGCCTCCCGGCAGCATCCCGGGATCCGCCGGCACGAGCTGTACCAGCGGGCGAGCGCCGCCGTCGCCCAGGCGTACCGGGCCTGGCTGCGCGGCGCGGACGGCCGGGACACGGCGGACCGCGAACTCGCCCGCGCCCTCGCGCTGGCCGCCGAACTGGGCGACGCCGCGCTGCTCGGCGCGCTCCGCCTGATCGAGTCGGCGCCGGGCACCGGCCGCATCCGCCCCGGACTCAAGGACGTCGACTGGCAGCACCTCATCCTCTCCAGCGCCCTGACGACCCCTCCGGAACAGCCGACGCCACCGCCGGCGGGCGCGGGCGGTACGGGGGCGGGTGGCGCAGGGGCCGGGAGCGCGGCCGGGGTGCGGAGGCCGGCGGGAGGCGGTGGTCACGGGAGCCGTGACGGAGGCGGTGCGGCCATGGCCGGCGTCAAGGCGGACGGCGCGGGTCCGGATGGCGCGGACCCGGGCGGCCCGGGCCCGGACCGCGTGCCGCCGGGCCACCCGACTCCGGGCGGCGCGCGCCCGGTCGGGGCCGGAACGCCCGGGTCGCCGGGGCCGGAGGCCGTCGAGGCCGATGCCGCGCCCGCGCCGCACGCCGCCGGCCCCGCCCTGCCCGTCCGGCCCGACGGGCTGATCGAGTGCCCGGAGTGCCACTGGCTCGGTCCGGCCGGCTCCGTCTACTGCGGAGGCGACTGCGGGCGGCTGCTGAGAGGAGCGACGGCATGA